A stretch of DNA from Leptospira barantonii:
CAGGAATATGGAATCGAAGTCAAAGGTCTTTGGCTTATAGATTTCGACAACGGTAACGGATATTATTGCTGGCACCTCGGAGAAGAGGATCTTCTTTTCGAACACGGTTACGAAGAAGGTTTTGCCGGAAGAAAATTAATCGATAGGGAAAACGAAGATGGCGAACATCAATGAGAATTATTTAAAATTAAAAGCGGGATATTTGTTCCCCGAAATTTCAAAACGAGTCAAGGCTTACTCCGAAAAAAATCCTTCCGCAAAAATCATTCGTTTGGGAATCGGAGACGTAACTCTTCCGATCGTTCCTTCCGTCGTAAACGCGATGGTCGAAGCTTCCAAAGAAATGGGAACCTCCGGAGGTTTTCACGGTTACGGACCGGAGCAAGGATATTCATTTTTACTAAAGTCGATCGCGGACAACGATTACGGTTCTCTCGGAATCAAAATCGACGAAAGTGAAATTTTCGTTTCCGACGGATCTAAATGCGATTGTGGTAATATTCAAGAAATCTTTTCCACCGATGCGAAGATCGCGGTCGCGGATCCGGTTTATCCGGTTTACGTCGACACGAACGTGATGGCCGGAAGAACCGGTGAAATCGGAGCGGATGGAAGATATTCCAATCTGATTTATATGCCCGCGACAAAGGAGAACGGATTTCAACCCGAGATTCCGAAAGAAAAAGCGGACATCGTTTATCTTTGTTATCCGAACAACCCGACCGGAACCGTAACTACGAAAGAATCCTTAAAGGCTTGGGTGGAATACGCGAAGAAAAACAATTCCATCATTCTTTACGATTCCGCATACGAAGCGTTTATCAGCGAACCCGGCGTTCCTCGTTCCATCTATGAGGTAGAAGGCGCGAAAGAAGTCGCGATCGAATTCCGTTCCTTCTCCAAAACCGCGGGTTTTACAGGATTACGTTGTGCTTATATAGTAATTCCGAAAGAACTCAAAGGCCGCACGCGCGGCGGAGAAGAGGTCAGCATCAATTCTCTTTGGAGCAGAAGACATACTACCAAGTTCAACGGAGTTTCCTACGTGACTCAGAAAGGCGCGGAAGCTTGTTATTCTCCTCAAGGTAAAAAGGAAATTCAAGAATCCATCGCATACTATATGTCGAATGCCGCTAAGATACGCGAGGGTTTGAAAAAAGCCGGTTACGAAGTTTTCGGCGGAGTCAACGCTCCTTATATCTGGTTGAAAACTTCCGACAATCTTTCTTCTTGGGATTTCTTCGACCGATTGTTGGACAAGGCTCAGGTGGTCGGAACTCCGGGCTCCGGGTTCGGACCTGCGGGAGAAGGTTACTTCCGTCTCAGCGCCTTCGGCAAAAAAGAAGATGTGGAAGAAGCGATCGCGAGAATCTCCGCGCTCTAAGTTTAAAACTTAGGGTCGGTAGACCGTCCACATTGTTTGTTGTTGAAAAAGGGGCCTTGCCAGTTGCAAGTCCCCTTTTTTTATGAGAAAGTATGAGTTCCTACATTCTTTGATTTGCAATTCAAAGTAGGAACTCTTACATTTTGTA
This window harbors:
- a CDS encoding LL-diaminopimelate aminotransferase, producing MANINENYLKLKAGYLFPEISKRVKAYSEKNPSAKIIRLGIGDVTLPIVPSVVNAMVEASKEMGTSGGFHGYGPEQGYSFLLKSIADNDYGSLGIKIDESEIFVSDGSKCDCGNIQEIFSTDAKIAVADPVYPVYVDTNVMAGRTGEIGADGRYSNLIYMPATKENGFQPEIPKEKADIVYLCYPNNPTGTVTTKESLKAWVEYAKKNNSIILYDSAYEAFISEPGVPRSIYEVEGAKEVAIEFRSFSKTAGFTGLRCAYIVIPKELKGRTRGGEEVSINSLWSRRHTTKFNGVSYVTQKGAEACYSPQGKKEIQESIAYYMSNAAKIREGLKKAGYEVFGGVNAPYIWLKTSDNLSSWDFFDRLLDKAQVVGTPGSGFGPAGEGYFRLSAFGKKEDVEEAIARISAL